The following are encoded together in the Citrus sinensis cultivar Valencia sweet orange chromosome 1, DVS_A1.0, whole genome shotgun sequence genome:
- the LOC127901767 gene encoding 50S ribosomal protein L2, chloroplastic, giving the protein MAIHLYKTSTPSTRNGAVDSQVKSNPRNNLIYGQHRCGKGRNARGIITAGHRGGGHKRLYRKIDFRRNEKDIYGRIVTIEYDPNRNAYICLIHYGDGEKRYILHPRGAIIGDTIVSGTEVPIKMGNALPLSAV; this is encoded by the coding sequence ATGGCGATACATTTATACAAAACTTCTACCCCGAGCACACGCAATGGAGCCGTAGACAGTCAAGTGAAATCCAATCCACGAAATAATTTGATCTATGGACAGCATCGTTGTGGTAAAGGTCGTAATGCCAGAGGAATCATTACCGCAGGGCATAGAGGGGGAGGTCATAAGCGTCTATACCGTAAAATCGATTTTCGACGGAATGAAAAAGACATATATGGTAGAATCGTAACCATAGAATACGACCCTAATCGAAATGCATACATTTGTCTCATACACTATGGGGATGGTGAGAAGAGATATATTTTACATCCCAGAGGGGCTATAATTGGAGATACCATTGTTTCTGGTACAGAAGTTCCTATAAAAATGGGAAATGCCCTACCTTTGAGTGCGGTTTGA